The DNA region TACTCTCCGGCTTGTAGTTTGCCTTGTAAGCACAGCGGCAATTTGTTTGAACTAGTCTGGTAAGGAAATTTTTGTTTTTCAAACAGTTCATAATAAATATTCAAAGGTCTATCTATTAATCTACCACGCCCCATAAAAACTGTTTCATTGCCTAAGGCGGCAGCTATTGGAATCAAAAATCTTAGGGTTGAACCTGATTCCCAACAATCAATTTCTCCAGCCTTTTCATCTACCTTCAAGCCGCCCCTTACTTTTACTAAGTATCGGTTGACAGTTTCTGGCAAAACTTCTATCTGCGCACCCAAATTCTTTAAACCTGCAATCGTAGCCTTAATATCATCTGATAAAATAATATTGGAAATTATACTTTCCCCTTTTGCTAAAGCCGCACAAATAATTGCCCGATGGCTAACACTTTTCGATGGGGGAACTTGAATTTTACCCTGCAAAAAACTAGGTGTAATTAACATTTATTCACATCCTTTTATCGTAAAAATAGTTCTGCTTGCTCGCTTTTAATTTTATGTAAAAAACTCTGACCAACTTCTTTTAATAAAACTAAATTAAGTTGCTGTTTTAAATTCTTTTTATCTACTGCTATCGCCGTTAGTAGTTTTTCTTGAAAAACATTAGTCGGCAATTGCTCTTGTTGATAATTAAGCGGTAACTGGTACTGGGTAATTATTTTTTTCAATTTTTCGCTTGTACCTTTACAAGTTAAACCCATTTCTTCACTTGCTTGTGTAATCAAGACCATTCCAATAGCCACAGCTTCTCCATGTGTATATTTACTAAAATTAAAACATTTTTCCACAGCATGGCCAATAGTATGACCAAAATTTAAAAACATTCTTTCACCAGTATCAAACTCGTCTAGTTCCACATAGTGTTTTTTTATCTTTAAACAACTTAAAATAATCTCCATTATTTCAGCTTGTATTGCTGTTCGTCCTTGGCAAACCTCGAGTTTAGCAAACAAAGCTGCATCTTTGATGCAAGCATATTTAATTACTTCTGCCAATCCATCGAAATAAAACCGATCTTCTAATGTTAACAATACTTGCGGATCAATATAAACTGCCAAAGGCTGATAAAAAGCACCTACTAAATTTTTGCCGCTAGGAATATCCACTGCAACTTTACCGCCAATACTACTATCTACCTGTGCTAATAAGGAAGTGGGAATTTGAATGAATTTGATCCCCCGCATATAAGTTGCGGCTATAAATCCTGCCAAATCTCCCACTACACCGCCACCTAAAGCGATAATTAGATCTGAGCGCGAGAATTTTGCTTGTGCTAGCTGTTCGTAAATTTCACCAGCTACAATTAGATTTTTACTAGCTTCACCAGCCGATATTACAATTTTTAAAATTCTACTTGGATCATCTGCAAATTGCTCTGACAAACGCTCTAAATAAAGCGGTGCCACATTGCTATCTGTAATTATCGCCAACTTAGCAGTACTATATTTTTCCGGCAACAATTTAGCAATACCGCCTAATAACCCTTGTCCTAAATAAATTTCATAGCTGTTTTTTTCTAGATTTATTTTTATTTTTTGCATAATTCACCTCGATTACGATTTGCCTTAACCAGCAATTCTTGTAAATCAGCCGTAGCAGAATTAGCAATTGCTTGCTCTAATAACTCTAATTGTTCTTTGAAGACTTTTATCTCCGCTAACACATTCGTACTGTTTGCAAGCAACAGCTGTGTCCATAAATTGCTGTTTATTAAAGCCACACGGCTTACATCTCGAAAACTACCACCTATAAAACTTTTTGTTTCCGGACTGAAAGAAGGACTATTCACCAGCGCGACTGCTAATAAATGAGTTAAATTGCTAGTATATGCAATTATTCTATCATGTTCTTGAGCGCTAAGCTTAACAATTTCTTTAACTTGCATTTCTTTAGCTAGTTGAATAACAGCCTGAATATTTTCTGGTCTATTAGTTTCCTGCTCTATAACAATAAAATTAGTATTTACAAATAAATTATCACAAGCATTCTCAATACCGCCTTGCTCTTTACCTGCCATCTGATGTATGGCAATAAAATCTACATCTTTCCGCCAAAAAGTGTGAACTTCATTTAAAAGTTTTTCTTTTATGCCGGAAGTATCAATAACCACTGCTGTTGATTTAAATTCCGCTAGATTGTTTTGCAAAAATTCCTTTGCATGCCAAGGATATATTGCCAAAATAACTAAATCCGCTTTTCTAAGCAACTCTTGCGTATTTTGAGTTGTTTTTTGAATAATTTCCTGTTGCCAAGCATATTTTAAAGTTTTTTCGTTGATATCCACGGCATAAATATTCTTATAACCTACTTTTTTTAAGGCTAATGCTATTGAGCCCCCAATCAAACCTAGCCCCACAATTAGAATATTAGAGTTTTTGCTAAAACCATCTTGCATATTACCACGTCCTTATCTACTTATCTACTTATCTACTTATCTACTTATTCTACTTATTCTACTAAAAATACCAATATTATTTATCTACCATACTACCAACCTACTACAGTTTCTTTAATTGCTATATAACTATATTTCTCTGCCCACAATTTGAGCAATCGCTTTTAAATCTTGCATCAAATTATCAAAACGCTCTGGTTTTATCGACTGTTGACCGTCACATTTTGCATTTGCAGGATCATTATGAACTTCAATCATTAAGCCATCTGCGCCTACTGCAACAGCTGCTTTAGATAGAGATTCAACCATCCACCACATCCCTGCCGCATGACTCGGATCAACTACAATCGGTAAATGACTTAGTTTCTTAATTGCTGGCACTGCACTTAAATCTAGAGTATTGCGCGTGTATCTTTCAAAAGTTCTAATTCCTCGTTCACATAAAATTACATTTTGATTGCCCCCAGCCATAATATATTCTGCTGACATCAACCATTCTTCAATTGTTGCTGACAAACCTCTTTTTAATAAAATTGGTTTATCTGTTTTGCCCAACTCTTTCAATAACTCAAAGTTTTGCATATTTCTTGCGCCTACTTGAATTATATCTACATCGGCCACAAAACGTTCAATTTTATCTGCCGACATAATTTCGCTGACAATTGGTAATCCTGTTTTCTTACGTGCTATTTTCAATAAATCCAAGCCCTCTTCTTGCATACCTTGAAAAGCATAAGGAGAAGTTCTAGGTTTAAATGCGCCACCTCTTAATATACTTGCACCCGAGGCTTGTACGCTTTTCGCTATTGCGGTAATTTG from Succinispira mobilis DSM 6222 includes:
- the aroB gene encoding 3-dehydroquinate synthase, coding for MQKIKINLEKNSYEIYLGQGLLGGIAKLLPEKYSTAKLAIITDSNVAPLYLERLSEQFADDPSRILKIVISAGEASKNLIVAGEIYEQLAQAKFSRSDLIIALGGGVVGDLAGFIAATYMRGIKFIQIPTSLLAQVDSSIGGKVAVDIPSGKNLVGAFYQPLAVYIDPQVLLTLEDRFYFDGLAEVIKYACIKDAALFAKLEVCQGRTAIQAEIMEIILSCLKIKKHYVELDEFDTGERMFLNFGHTIGHAVEKCFNFSKYTHGEAVAIGMVLITQASEEMGLTCKGTSEKLKKIITQYQLPLNYQQEQLPTNVFQEKLLTAIAVDKKNLKQQLNLVLLKEVGQSFLHKIKSEQAELFLR
- a CDS encoding prephenate dehydrogenase yields the protein MQDGFSKNSNILIVGLGLIGGSIALALKKVGYKNIYAVDINEKTLKYAWQQEIIQKTTQNTQELLRKADLVILAIYPWHAKEFLQNNLAEFKSTAVVIDTSGIKEKLLNEVHTFWRKDVDFIAIHQMAGKEQGGIENACDNLFVNTNFIVIEQETNRPENIQAVIQLAKEMQVKEIVKLSAQEHDRIIAYTSNLTHLLAVALVNSPSFSPETKSFIGGSFRDVSRVALINSNLWTQLLLANSTNVLAEIKVFKEQLELLEQAIANSATADLQELLVKANRNRGELCKK
- the aroF gene encoding 3-deoxy-7-phosphoheptulonate synthase → MIIVMKPNSPLIEVEKIKAKLIAQGYSIHPSQGEAYYILGIVGDTSKFDPTALNMNEYVDRVMPIQEPFKQANRNFHPEDSIIDVQGVKIGGKKIVVMAGPCSVESEAQITAIAKSVQASGASILRGGAFKPRTSPYAFQGMQEEGLDLLKIARKKTGLPIVSEIMSADKIERFVADVDIIQVGARNMQNFELLKELGKTDKPILLKRGLSATIEEWLMSAEYIMAGGNQNVILCERGIRTFERYTRNTLDLSAVPAIKKLSHLPIVVDPSHAAGMWWMVESLSKAAVAVGADGLMIEVHNDPANAKCDGQQSIKPERFDNLMQDLKAIAQIVGREI